Within Gemmatimonadota bacterium, the genomic segment GAGCGCGGCGGACCAGAAGAGCAGCTGCGCCCGACGCTTCGCGAGCGGACGGCGGGCGGCGTCCGCGCCCTCCTGCAGCGCGATCGCGATCGCCAGCGCGAGCCAGGTGCCGAGGAAGCCCATGATGCGGAGCATCCGACCCCAGTCGCGTTCGTACACCTTGGGATCGTGCCACTGCGCGTAGGCCCACGGGTCGAGCAGGCAGGCCCCGAGGAAGAGCACGGTGGTCCACCCCAGCGCTCGCCAGGCGGGGGTCCAGGCACCGCCCCAATCGGGCGTCGGGCGGTCGTTCATCGCCAGATCCCCTCGAAGGTCGCGAGGATGCGCTCGGTCATCCCCCAGATGGTGAAGTCCTCGTGCCGGTACGCCTGCACCCGCATCGTGAGGTCGCGCACCTGCACCGTCGTCTCGCCCTTCGCACCCGGCGCGAAGAGCGTGGAGAGCCGCACCCAGCGCGCCTCGGCGACCTCGTCGCTCAGCACGAGGTCGTTCGTGCGTTCGATGGCGCAGACGAAGGGCCGGACGATGATCGGCGGGAGCACCGGCGTGCGGGGCCGCAGGTCATCGAGCTGCCCGAGCACGCGACCGCCGCGCTGCAGGTCGAGTCCCACCTCCTCGATCGTCTCGCGGAGCGCCGTGTACTCGAGCGACGGATCGCTCACGTCGAACCGCCCGCCGGGGAGGCCGATCTGCCCGCTCCAGGGATCGCCCACGCGCGTCGCCCGGCGGATGAGCAGCAGGTCGGCGTCATCATCGCCGTACGGGCGCAGGACCAACGCGACCGCGGCCTCCTTGAACGGTTCGTCCCGCTCGGCGAGCTGCGGCGCGCGCCCAGCGAGCACGCGCTCGAGGCGCGCGACGAGGGGATGCGCCGCGAGTGCGTCCACTCAGCCCTCGACCGGCCCGCCCGACATCGACCAGGCACTGAAACCGCCGGCCATCGACGCGACGTTCGTGTAGCCCATCTGCTGCAGCGTGTCGGCCATGAGCGCGGACCGGTTGCCGCTCGCGCAGTAGATCACGAGATACGCGTCGCGCGGCACGACGGCCTCGATCTTCGTCTCCATGACGCCGCGCGGCATGACGATCGCGTCGGGCAGCCGCCCGAGGTTGGTCTCCTGCGGCTCACGGCAGTCGAGGAGCATCGGCGCGCCGGGCGCGGCGAGCTGGTCGTTGACCTGCTGGACGGTGACCTCGCGGATCCGGGTCTTGGCTTCGGCGATGAGCTCGGCGCCGGACTTGATGGGCATGGGGAGTCGGAGTGAGGGTCGTGGAGGTGCGGACGGATCAGCGCGCGCGCGCCATCGCCTTGAGGACGCCGGACAACGCACGCACGCGCTTCGCGTCGGCCGCCGTCGCGGCATCCTTGTCGAGCGCCTTCCCGAGCGCGTCGAGGAGCCGCGCCCGCTCCGCGCCGTTCGCCCGCTCGGCCGCGTCGAGCTCCGTCGCGAGCGAGGCGAGCCGCGCCGCCGGGAGCCCGTTCCAGCGGTACAGCTGGTCGTAGTAGGCCCGCGCCACCGTGAACGTCGCCGGCCAGGTGATGCGCCGCTGGTCCTGCGGGTTGTTCGTCTCGATGATCACGCTCTTCGCGGCGTCGATCTCGTTCTGCGTGAGCTCGCCGCTCGGCGTCAGCTCGAGCACATCGAGCCCGCGCGCGATCTCGGAGCCGTAGATGCGGCCGTTGTGCCAGTACGAGGACCACTGCCCCGAGAGCACGAGCCGCTCGGCGCTCACCGGGCCGCGGTCGAAGTACGCGATCTCGCGCACGTTGGACGGGTCGGTGAAGTCGGTCACGCTGATGCCGCCCTGGTACCAGGCCTGCACGAAGAGGTCGCGCCCCGGCACGGGGATGAGGTTCCCGTTGTGCGCCACGCAGTTCTCCTGCGGGGTCTGCGCGGCGGGGAGCTTGAAGAACCCCTTCGGCGTGAGCGTCCGGCCGCTGCGCGCGAAGTACGCGTTGGCGCCCCAGAGCAGGTTGTCGGTCGCGCGGCACCGCGCGCCGACGCCGCCACCCCATTCGTCGGTGAAGAGCAGCGTGCTCGCGTCGTTGTTGAACGTCGCCGAGTGCCAGTAGGCGAAGTTGGGGTCGCTCACCTCGCCGATGCGCCGCGGATTGGCCGGGTCCTTGATATCCAGCAGGATGCCGTTGCCCGAGCAGGCTCCTGCGGCGAGATCGTACTCGGCGAAGATGGTGATGTCGTGGCACTGGTCGGTGCGCCCGGCGCTCTGCGAGCCCGGGACGAGTTCCCCGCCCTTCCAGAGTCCGGCGACGTTGCCCGCCGCGTCGGCGAAGACGCGCGGCGAGCTCACGACCTTCGCGTCCTGCGGCCGCGCGAGTGGCACCCGGATCACGTCGATGCGGAAATACGACGAGGTCGCGCTGGTGTTGTTCTCGTCGCTCGAGCAGCCGGCGAGCTCGTT encodes:
- a CDS encoding CoA pyrophosphatase, whose protein sequence is MDALAAHPLVARLERVLAGRAPQLAERDEPFKEAAVALVLRPYGDDDADLLLIRRATRVGDPWSGQIGLPGGRFDVSDPSLEYTALRETIEEVGLDLQRGGRVLGQLDDLRPRTPVLPPIIVRPFVCAIERTNDLVLSDEVAEARWVRLSTLFAPGAKGETTVQVRDLTMRVQAYRHEDFTIWGMTERILATFEGIWR
- a CDS encoding sulfurtransferase, coding for MPIKSGAELIAEAKTRIREVTVQQVNDQLAAPGAPMLLDCREPQETNLGRLPDAIVMPRGVMETKIEAVVPRDAYLVIYCASGNRSALMADTLQQMGYTNVASMAGGFSAWSMSGGPVEG